The following coding sequences are from one uncultured Bacteroides sp. window:
- the aspS gene encoding aspartate--tRNA ligase has translation MFRTYTCGELRISDVNKQVTLAGWVQRSRKMGGMTFVDIRDRYGITQLVFNEEQDAALCERANKLGREYVIQVQGLVNERFSKNANMPTGDVEIVVSELNVLNASATPPFTIEDNTDGGDDIRMKYRYLDLRRNPVRANLELRHKMTMEVRRYLDQLGFLEVETPVLIGSTPEGARDFVVPSRMNPGQFYALPQSPQLFKQLLMVSGFDRYFQIVKCFRDEDLRADRQPEFTQIDCEMSFVEQEDVISIFEGMAKHLFKTIRGVELTEPFQRVPWSEAMKYYGSDKPDLRFDMKFVELMDVLQGHGFSVFDNAAYIGGICAKGAATYTRKQLDALTDFVKKPQIGAKGLVYARVEANGSVKSSVDKFYTQDVLLKMKEAFAAEPGDLILILSGDDAMKTRKQLCELRLEMGSQLGLRDKNKFACLWVVDFPLFEWSEEDNRFMAMHHPFTSPKLEDVHLLDTDTGAVRANAYDMVVNGVEVGGGSIRIHDSELQNKMFGLLGFTQERAREQFGYLMDAFKYGAPPHGGLAYGLDRWVSLFAGLDSIRDCIAFPKNNSGRDVMIDAPASLEADQLKELNLLLDLKEEK, from the coding sequence ATGTTTAGAACATATACGTGTGGAGAACTACGAATCTCCGATGTAAATAAGCAAGTGACGTTGGCTGGATGGGTACAGCGTTCGCGTAAAATGGGTGGAATGACGTTTGTGGATATTCGTGACCGCTACGGAATCACACAATTGGTGTTTAATGAAGAACAGGATGCAGCGCTTTGTGAACGTGCCAATAAATTGGGGCGTGAATATGTTATCCAGGTGCAAGGCTTGGTTAATGAACGTTTTAGCAAAAATGCTAATATGCCTACGGGAGATGTGGAGATTGTAGTCTCTGAATTGAACGTGCTTAATGCTTCTGCAACGCCGCCATTTACCATTGAAGATAATACGGATGGAGGAGATGATATACGAATGAAGTATCGTTACCTTGATTTGAGAAGAAACCCTGTTAGAGCTAATCTGGAACTTCGTCATAAAATGACGATGGAGGTACGCCGTTATTTGGATCAATTAGGCTTCTTAGAAGTGGAAACTCCTGTCTTAATCGGCTCTACTCCTGAAGGTGCAAGAGATTTTGTAGTACCGTCTCGCATGAATCCTGGACAGTTTTATGCTCTTCCGCAATCGCCACAATTATTTAAACAATTGTTGATGGTGTCTGGCTTTGATCGTTATTTTCAGATAGTGAAATGCTTTCGTGATGAAGATTTACGTGCCGATCGCCAACCTGAATTTACACAGATTGACTGTGAGATGAGTTTTGTGGAGCAAGAAGATGTTATTTCTATCTTTGAGGGGATGGCTAAACATCTGTTTAAGACCATTCGCGGCGTAGAATTGACTGAGCCATTTCAACGTGTGCCTTGGAGTGAGGCTATGAAATATTATGGAAGTGATAAACCTGATTTGCGCTTCGATATGAAATTTGTTGAGTTGATGGATGTTTTGCAAGGACATGGTTTCTCTGTTTTTGATAATGCTGCTTATATAGGTGGTATCTGTGCTAAAGGAGCTGCTACTTATACACGCAAACAACTCGATGCATTAACGGATTTTGTGAAGAAACCTCAGATCGGAGCTAAAGGTCTTGTTTATGCTCGTGTAGAAGCTAATGGAAGCGTGAAGTCTAGTGTGGATAAGTTCTATACTCAGGACGTGCTTTTGAAAATGAAAGAAGCTTTTGCCGCTGAGCCGGGTGACTTGATCTTAATTTTATCCGGAGATGATGCGATGAAAACTCGTAAACAACTTTGTGAGCTCCGTTTAGAGATGGGTAGCCAACTTGGTTTGAGAGATAAGAACAAGTTTGCTTGTCTTTGGGTGGTCGATTTCCCTCTCTTTGAGTGGAGTGAAGAAGATAATCGCTTTATGGCTATGCATCATCCTTTTACCTCTCCGAAGTTGGAAGATGTTCATTTGCTAGATACTGATACTGGTGCTGTACGTGCTAATGCTTATGATATGGTTGTAAATGGTGTTGAAGTAGGAGGCGGGTCTATTCGTATTCATGATAGTGAATTGCAGAATAAAATGTTCGGCTTACTTGGCTTTACTCAGGAACGTGCTCGTGAGCAATTTGGTTACCTTATGGATGCTTTCAAATATGGAGCACCTCCTCATGGCGGTTTAGCATACGGTCTTGATCGTTGGGTATCTCTTTTTGCCGGTTTGGATTCAATTCGTGATTGTATTGCGTTTCCTAAAAATAATTCCGGTCGTGATGTTATGATTGATGCTCCTGCATCTTTGGAAGCTGACCAATTGAAAGAACTTAATTTGTTGCTTGATTTAAAAGAAGAAAAATAA
- a CDS encoding diacylglycerol kinase family protein, whose amino-acid sequence MKKVIFIFNPVSGTQDKELVLHSLNDVLDKEKYCFEVLKTERAGHAVEIAAQAAADGVDIVVAVGGDGTVNEIARSLIHTNSALGIIPSGSGNGLARHLQIPMDMHKALDIINAGLVDVIDYGKINDIPFFCTCGMGFDAFVSLKFANAGKRGLLTYLEKTLQESLTYRPETYELETEDGMQKHKAFLIACGNASQYGNNAYITPQAMLTDGLMDVTILEPFTVLDVPSLAYQLFNKTIDQNSRIKTFRCEKLWIRRNKPGVIHFDGDPMMMEENLSVEIIKKGLKVIVPHEKIKENLNVLQKAQEYVNGLRQINDLFVEDIVQRNRSIINKNKQLIKKLTKKNEE is encoded by the coding sequence ATGAAAAAAGTAATTTTTATTTTTAATCCCGTTTCGGGTACTCAGGATAAGGAGTTAGTCCTTCATTCATTAAATGATGTACTGGATAAGGAGAAATATTGCTTTGAGGTGCTTAAGACAGAAAGAGCGGGACATGCTGTGGAAATAGCAGCTCAGGCTGCCGCAGATGGAGTGGACATCGTGGTAGCTGTGGGTGGAGATGGTACGGTGAACGAAATAGCTCGCTCACTTATTCATACTAATTCGGCTTTAGGAATTATTCCTTCGGGGTCGGGCAATGGCTTGGCTAGACATTTGCAAATACCTATGGATATGCACAAGGCTCTTGATATAATAAATGCGGGTTTGGTTGATGTTATAGATTATGGTAAAATAAATGATATTCCTTTCTTTTGTACTTGTGGGATGGGATTTGATGCCTTTGTGAGTCTTAAATTTGCGAATGCCGGTAAAAGAGGCTTACTTACTTATCTGGAAAAAACTCTTCAGGAGAGTCTTACTTATCGACCTGAAACATATGAATTGGAGACTGAAGATGGTATGCAAAAGCATAAAGCTTTTCTTATAGCATGCGGTAATGCTTCTCAATATGGAAATAATGCTTATATTACTCCTCAGGCGATGTTGACTGATGGGTTGATGGACGTCACAATATTGGAACCCTTCACAGTACTGGATGTCCCTTCTCTGGCGTATCAACTTTTTAATAAAACAATTGATCAAAATAGCAGAATTAAAACTTTTCGTTGTGAGAAATTATGGATTCGTCGCAATAAGCCGGGGGTAATACATTTTGATGGAGATCCTATGATGATGGAAGAGAATCTTTCAGTGGAAATTATAAAGAAAGGGCTGAAAGTGATTGTTCCTCACGAGAAAATAAAAGAGAATCTTAATGTGTTGCAGAAGGCACAAGAGTATGTAAATGGGCTAAGGCAGATAAACGATTTGTTTGTGGAGGATATTGTTCAAAGGAATCGCTCAATTATCAATAAAAATAAGCAATTAATAAAGAAGCTGACTAAAAAGAATGAAGAGTAG
- a CDS encoding aminotransferase class I/II-fold pyridoxal phosphate-dependent enzyme: protein MGLLQEKLAKYDLPQQVKAKGVYPYFRCIESEQNTEVIMSGKKVLMFGSNSYLGLTNHPKVIEAAVEATRKYGTGCAGSRFLNGTLDLHLQLEKELAEFVGKKDAIIYSTGFQVNLGVVSCVTGREDYIICDELDHASIVEGRRLSFSTALKFKHNDMSSLEKELQKCKPESVKLIVVDGVFSMEGDIANLPEIVRLSKKYNASIMVDEAHGLGVLGRQGRGTCDHFGVTNDVDLIMGTFSKSLAAIGGFIAADEEVINYLRHNSRSYIFSASNTPAATAAARAALQIMKSEPERIQHLWDMTNYSLKRFRDIGFEIGHTATPIIPLYVRDMEKTFLVTKMLFDEGVFVNPVVPPACSPNDTLIRFSLMATHTQEQVDTAIDKLEKCFKKLDILK, encoded by the coding sequence ATGGGATTATTACAAGAGAAGTTAGCAAAATACGACCTGCCGCAACAAGTAAAGGCAAAAGGCGTATACCCTTACTTTCGATGCATCGAAAGTGAACAGAACACAGAAGTAATCATGAGCGGCAAAAAAGTATTGATGTTTGGCTCTAACTCCTATCTAGGTTTAACAAATCATCCGAAAGTTATTGAAGCTGCCGTTGAAGCCACTCGCAAATACGGCACCGGTTGCGCGGGTTCACGTTTCCTCAACGGAACTTTAGATCTTCACCTTCAATTAGAAAAAGAATTAGCTGAATTCGTTGGTAAAAAAGACGCAATCATTTATTCTACAGGATTTCAAGTAAACTTAGGTGTAGTGTCTTGTGTTACCGGTCGCGAAGACTATATCATTTGTGACGAACTTGATCATGCTTCTATTGTAGAAGGACGTCGTCTCTCTTTTTCTACTGCTTTAAAATTTAAGCACAACGACATGTCGTCTTTGGAAAAAGAACTACAAAAATGCAAACCAGAGTCTGTTAAATTGATCGTAGTCGATGGAGTATTCAGTATGGAAGGAGACATTGCCAACCTACCGGAAATTGTCCGCCTTTCAAAGAAGTACAATGCAAGCATCATGGTCGACGAAGCGCACGGTTTAGGTGTCTTAGGTAGACAAGGCCGCGGAACTTGTGATCACTTTGGTGTTACCAATGATGTAGATCTAATCATGGGAACTTTTAGTAAATCTCTAGCTGCTATTGGAGGTTTCATCGCTGCTGACGAAGAGGTAATCAACTATCTCCGCCACAACTCACGCTCTTATATCTTTAGCGCAAGTAACACTCCCGCAGCTACAGCCGCAGCACGTGCAGCACTACAAATCATGAAAAGTGAGCCTGAGCGCATTCAGCATCTTTGGGACATGACCAATTATTCACTCAAACGCTTCCGCGACATAGGCTTTGAAATTGGGCATACGGCAACTCCTATCATTCCACTTTATGTGCGTGACATGGAAAAAACCTTCTTAGTGACTAAAATGCTATTTGACGAAGGAGTATTTGTAAACCCTGTAGTTCCTCCTGCATGTTCACCTAATGATACATTGATACGCTTCTCATTAATGGCTACCCATACTCAAGAACAAGTAGACACTGCAATCGATAAACTCGAAAAATGCTTTAAGAAACTTGATATCTTAAAATAA
- the sppA gene encoding signal peptide peptidase SppA codes for MKDFIKFTLATVTGIILTSIIVFVIGIVTFFSIMSASDSETIVKKNSVMMLDLNGQVIERTSDNPLKDLLSDDISIYGLDDILSSIKKAKENDNIKGIYIQASSLGVPYASLQEIRNALKDFKSSGKFIIAYADNYSQKLYYLSSVADKVLLNPKGMIEWKGLASQPIFFKDLLSKIGVEMQVFKVGTYKSAVETFSATQMSPANREQVGEYIGSIWGQILSDVSASRKIKIDSLNVLADRMLMFHPAEESVNSGLADTLIYKNDVRNYLKKFVKIDKDSKLSVIGLDDMTQVKKNLPKDKSGNIIAVYYAFGEIDGNKSIVDDEGISSKEVIKDLRKLKENKNVKAVVLRVNSPGGSAFGSEQIWRAVSELKKEKPVIVSMGDYAASGGYYISCAADHIVAEPTTLTGSIGIFGMIPNAKELANKVGVSFDVVKTNKFSDFGNIMRAFNPNEKELMQMMINQGYNLFVTRCAEGRKMKKEEMEKIAQGHVWTGAKAKKIGLVDELGGIDKAIAIAVKEAKVDGYSLVNYPDKKDFLSELLNIKPKNYIESKLMKSKLGAYYEQFNLINNLQESEFLQARIPFELNIK; via the coding sequence ATGAAAGATTTTATAAAATTCACCCTTGCGACGGTTACTGGCATAATTCTTACCAGCATTATTGTGTTTGTCATAGGCATAGTAACCTTTTTCAGCATCATGTCAGCATCCGATTCTGAAACAATAGTAAAAAAGAACTCCGTAATGATGCTAGACCTGAACGGACAAGTTATTGAACGTACATCAGACAACCCACTTAAAGACTTACTCTCTGACGACATTTCCATTTATGGCTTAGACGATATCCTTTCATCTATAAAAAAAGCCAAAGAAAACGATAATATCAAAGGTATTTATATACAAGCCTCCTCTTTAGGAGTGCCTTATGCCTCTTTACAAGAGATACGCAATGCATTAAAAGACTTTAAAAGTAGTGGAAAATTTATCATAGCCTATGCAGATAATTATTCACAAAAGTTATACTATCTATCAAGCGTTGCTGATAAAGTATTACTGAATCCCAAAGGAATGATAGAATGGAAAGGACTCGCTTCACAGCCCATATTCTTCAAAGATCTACTTAGCAAGATAGGTGTAGAAATGCAAGTATTCAAAGTTGGTACCTACAAATCGGCAGTAGAAACTTTCTCCGCCACACAAATGAGTCCGGCAAACAGAGAACAGGTTGGCGAATATATTGGTTCTATTTGGGGACAGATACTCAGTGACGTTTCCGCATCACGTAAAATTAAAATCGATTCACTTAACGTATTGGCAGATCGCATGCTGATGTTTCATCCTGCAGAAGAGAGCGTAAATAGCGGATTAGCAGACACCCTTATTTATAAGAATGATGTACGCAACTATCTAAAGAAATTTGTAAAGATAGATAAAGACAGTAAGCTATCTGTTATAGGATTAGACGATATGACCCAGGTTAAAAAGAATCTCCCAAAAGACAAGAGTGGCAATATCATTGCAGTATATTACGCTTTTGGTGAGATAGACGGCAACAAAAGTATAGTAGACGATGAAGGTATCTCGTCCAAAGAAGTCATCAAGGACTTACGCAAACTCAAAGAAAACAAAAATGTGAAAGCCGTTGTACTTAGAGTTAACTCACCTGGAGGAAGTGCTTTCGGATCTGAACAAATATGGCGCGCTGTTTCTGAATTAAAGAAGGAGAAACCCGTTATCGTTTCTATGGGAGACTATGCAGCTTCCGGCGGGTATTACATCTCATGCGCAGCAGACCATATTGTTGCCGAGCCTACTACCCTTACAGGATCTATCGGCATATTCGGAATGATCCCTAACGCCAAGGAGTTAGCAAATAAAGTTGGAGTAAGCTTTGATGTAGTAAAAACAAATAAGTTTTCAGACTTTGGTAATATCATGAGAGCATTTAATCCTAACGAAAAAGAATTAATGCAAATGATGATCAATCAGGGATATAACCTTTTTGTGACACGTTGCGCAGAAGGGCGTAAGATGAAAAAGGAAGAAATGGAAAAGATAGCTCAAGGTCATGTATGGACAGGAGCTAAAGCAAAAAAGATAGGATTGGTTGATGAACTGGGTGGCATAGACAAAGCCATTGCTATTGCAGTAAAAGAAGCTAAGGTAGACGGATATTCACTAGTGAACTATCCGGATAAAAAAGATTTCCTAAGCGAACTGCTTAATATCAAACCCAAAAACTATATTGAATCTAAATTGATGAAGAGCAAGCTCGGAGCTTACTACGAACAGTTTAACCTTATCAACAACCTACAAGAAAGTGAATTTCTTCAAGCACGTATACCCTTTGAGTTAAACATAAAATAA
- the lpxK gene encoding tetraacyldisaccharide 4'-kinase has product MEEPRSRINKWLYPVSILYGTVVGIRNKLFDWGILQSKSFNIPTICIGNLSVGGTGKTPHTEYLIKLLKSKYQIAVLSRGYKRHSRGYILASSESTARNIGDEPYQMKNKFSDIYVAVDENRCHGIGKLLKLHDPKADVILLDDAFQHRYVKAGLNILLTDHHHLFCDDKLLPAGRLREFIKGKNRAHIVIVTKCPSDIKPIDFNIITKKLDLFPFQQLYFSSFRYGKLTPLFEEFNKTKRELSSIQKDEHILLLTGIASPDTIMKELQSRTKNVTLLAFNDHHDFSSGEINMIKERFEKMQSEKKIIITTEKDAARLIHHPAFSDELKTVSYTLPIEVRILQNQQYNFNKNITDYVRENKRDSKLS; this is encoded by the coding sequence ATGGAGGAACCCCGAAGCAGAATAAATAAATGGCTATATCCCGTCTCCATACTTTATGGAACGGTAGTAGGAATCAGAAATAAACTCTTTGATTGGGGGATCCTCCAATCAAAGAGTTTCAACATTCCAACAATCTGCATCGGTAACCTCTCCGTAGGAGGTACTGGTAAAACTCCTCATACCGAATATCTAATAAAGTTACTCAAATCCAAATATCAGATAGCCGTTCTCAGTCGAGGATATAAACGTCACAGCCGAGGATACATACTAGCATCTTCCGAAAGCACAGCCCGTAATATTGGCGACGAGCCTTACCAGATGAAAAACAAGTTCAGTGATATCTATGTAGCCGTTGACGAAAACCGCTGCCATGGCATTGGGAAATTGCTAAAGCTCCACGATCCCAAAGCAGATGTGATACTCTTAGATGACGCCTTTCAGCACCGCTATGTCAAAGCGGGACTTAACATACTGCTAACAGACCATCATCATCTTTTCTGTGATGATAAACTGCTTCCGGCAGGCAGATTACGCGAATTTATAAAAGGGAAGAATCGAGCTCATATTGTCATCGTAACTAAATGTCCGAGCGATATCAAGCCCATTGACTTTAATATTATCACCAAAAAGTTAGACCTCTTTCCATTTCAACAACTATACTTTTCCAGTTTCAGATATGGCAAGCTAACTCCTCTGTTTGAAGAATTCAATAAAACAAAAAGAGAACTCTCTTCCATACAGAAAGACGAGCACATACTGCTATTAACCGGAATAGCATCACCCGATACCATCATGAAAGAGCTGCAATCACGCACTAAAAATGTAACCTTGCTAGCTTTCAATGACCATCATGATTTCAGTAGCGGTGAAATAAATATGATAAAAGAACGCTTTGAGAAAATGCAAAGCGAAAAGAAAATAATCATAACCACAGAGAAGGATGCTGCCCGACTGATTCATCATCCCGCATTTAGTGATGAACTAAAGACAGTATCCTATACCCTGCCTATCGAAGTACGGATATTACAAAACCAACAATATAATTTTAATAAAAACATAACAGACTATGTTAGAGAAAATAAAAGAGACAGCAAGCTTTCTTAA
- a CDS encoding purine-nucleoside phosphorylase → MLEKIKETASFLKERMHTSPETAIILGTGLGSLANEITEKYEIEYKDIPNFPVSTVEGHSGKLIFGKLGQKDIMAMKGRFHYYEGYSMKEVTFPVRVMKELGIKTLFVSNASGGTNADFEIGDLMIITDHINYFPEHPLRGKNLYGDRFPDMSEAYSKDLINKALVIAKEKGIKVQQGVYIGTQGPTFETPSEYKLFHILGADAVGMSTVPEVIVANHCKIKVFGISVITDLGVEGKIVEVSHKEVQEAADAAQPKMTTIMRELINRA, encoded by the coding sequence ATGTTAGAGAAAATAAAAGAGACAGCAAGCTTTCTTAAAGAAAGAATGCATACCAGTCCTGAAACAGCTATCATACTAGGTACCGGACTTGGAAGTCTAGCCAATGAAATCACCGAAAAGTATGAAATAGAATATAAAGACATTCCAAATTTCCCTGTATCTACTGTCGAAGGACATAGCGGAAAACTTATTTTTGGGAAACTAGGACAGAAAGACATCATGGCCATGAAAGGTCGCTTTCATTACTACGAGGGCTACTCCATGAAAGAGGTAACCTTCCCTGTACGTGTAATGAAAGAGCTAGGCATCAAAACACTATTTGTGTCCAATGCCAGCGGTGGCACCAATGCCGACTTCGAGATAGGCGACTTGATGATCATCACCGATCACATCAACTACTTCCCTGAGCATCCCTTGCGTGGTAAAAATCTTTATGGAGATCGCTTCCCCGACATGAGCGAAGCATACTCTAAAGATCTTATCAACAAAGCCCTCGTCATAGCCAAAGAAAAAGGCATCAAAGTACAGCAAGGAGTATACATCGGCACACAAGGGCCTACTTTTGAAACTCCTTCCGAATACAAACTCTTCCATATCCTGGGAGCCGACGCAGTGGGCATGTCTACCGTACCGGAAGTCATCGTAGCCAACCATTGCAAGATTAAAGTCTTCGGCATCTCCGTCATCACCGACCTTGGCGTAGAAGGCAAAATAGTAGAAGTATCACACAAAGAAGTACAAGAAGCTGCCGACGCCGCTCAACCCAAGATGACCACCATCATGCGTGAACTTATAAACCGTGCTTAA
- the thiL gene encoding thiamine-phosphate kinase, with protein MTRTEISTIGEFGLIRRLTEDIKLQNPSSQYGVGDDAAVLSYPADKQVLVTTDLLMEGVHFDLVYVPLKHLGYKSAIVNFSDIYAMNGIPKQITVSLAISKRFSIEDMDEFYAGLRLACKEYQVDIVGGDTTSSLTGMAISITCIGEGEKGKVVYRNGAKETDLICVSGDLGAAYMGLQLLEREKAVLKDDKDLQPDFTGKEYLLERQLKPEARKDIIKKLNDAGILPTSMMDISDGLSSELLHICNQSNAGCRVYEEHIPIDYQTAVMAEEFNMNLTTCALNGGEDYELLFTVPIADHEKISEMEGVKLIGHITKPDMGCALITRDGQEFELKAQGWNPLQENNKE; from the coding sequence ATGACAAGAACAGAAATATCAACCATTGGTGAGTTCGGCCTTATCCGCCGTCTTACCGAAGACATCAAATTACAAAACCCGTCCAGCCAATATGGTGTAGGCGACGATGCAGCAGTCCTCTCCTATCCTGCGGATAAACAAGTCTTAGTCACCACCGACCTTTTAATGGAAGGAGTGCATTTCGATCTTGTATACGTTCCGCTCAAACATCTGGGCTACAAATCAGCTATCGTCAACTTCTCCGATATCTATGCCATGAACGGCATTCCCAAGCAGATTACCGTTTCACTAGCAATCTCCAAACGCTTCAGCATTGAAGATATGGACGAGTTTTATGCCGGTCTGCGTCTGGCATGTAAAGAATACCAAGTAGATATTGTTGGAGGAGATACCACCTCATCACTTACCGGAATGGCTATCAGCATCACCTGTATAGGCGAAGGAGAAAAAGGAAAAGTTGTCTACCGCAACGGAGCCAAAGAGACCGATTTGATATGTGTCAGCGGAGATCTAGGAGCTGCCTATATGGGCTTGCAACTATTAGAACGAGAGAAAGCCGTTTTAAAAGACGATAAAGACCTTCAACCGGACTTTACAGGCAAAGAATACCTTTTAGAGCGTCAATTAAAGCCGGAAGCCCGCAAAGACATTATCAAGAAACTAAACGATGCAGGCATCCTCCCAACCTCCATGATGGATATTTCCGACGGACTCTCATCAGAGTTGCTCCACATCTGCAATCAAAGCAATGCAGGTTGCCGGGTCTACGAAGAGCATATTCCCATCGACTATCAAACAGCCGTTATGGCAGAAGAGTTCAACATGAACCTTACCACCTGCGCTCTCAATGGTGGCGAAGATTATGAGCTACTCTTCACCGTTCCCATAGCCGATCACGAAAAGATCTCCGAAATGGAAGGAGTCAAACTTATAGGCCATATCACCAAGCCCGACATGGGTTGTGCACTCATCACCAGAGACGGTCAAGAGTTTGAGCTCAAAGCCCAGGGATGGAATCCATTACAAGAGAATAACAAAGAATAA